In the Mastacembelus armatus chromosome 16, fMasArm1.2, whole genome shotgun sequence genome, TCtggtctgagaacatctggtttggtctgttcacactgggAACATCTGGTCTGACAAACATCATCTGGGATGTGGACGTAGCCTAACTACATTACCAGACTTCCTCCTATGCTCTTACCAATAAAAATATTGTAGAATAATCTGTTTGTACAACAGGATACAGTTTGACCAAAACCAGGACAAGACTCAAGACTCACCAGAGCATCATGTAAACACATTCATTGATCTGTCTGATCTCGGCCTGTGACGAAATTAATCATTCATCAAAGTCAGATTCAGAAAAATCAAGTTGCTATAAGTTTCTGTGGTTGTCATGGTTACATAGTGAGCAGTGGCAGTATTGATCGTGAATTGATCAAACTGTATTAAACTGGGATAAGACTGAATTAAACTCGGCCAGACTCTGGTTCAGACTAGTGTGAACCGCTTACAACAATTCTAACCTGGTTTATATAGGTCAGACTGGATTAAAATGAATTTAGGCTAGTTTTAAATGGACCAGGATCTGGTCTTTAAACTGGTTTAACCAGGCGAGAGTGGAATAAACTGGCTTTAACTGGACCAGACTCTGGTTTAGACTGGTATAGACCAATGCAGTTTCTGGTTCAGACTGGATTAAACAAGAtcttgctgttgttgttggGAGTTACTTGAAGTTTaaacaaaaagtatttttgtaaGCCTGTCACCTGATAGAAACATCGCTGATGAATCTGTGATCTATTTTTCTTCTATCACTTTGACTGTAACTCAAActgtggaataaaaaaaaacatgtttcatgttcAACACTGAAACCTGCTGCAGTGTAAGAGGCCACTGGGGATGGGGACATGTTGTCCTGACATGATGATGTCTCTGTGAACGTCCTGATGTGAgctcaaatacacacaacaaGCTTAATGAGCCATATCGATGTTAATGAGCAGCGTCAAGGGTAATCAGCCTGTAGGGCAGGGGTGGTAGACTCTGGTCCTTGAGGGCTAAGGCCCTaattgttttccaactatccctgcccttccagcttctaactgactgaacacacctgatccacgTAATCAGCTGTGGGCAGGAGTAGTTGGagaacaagcaggacagtggacctcgaggACCAGAGTTAAGTCCCCTGCTATAAGGagtaaagatattttaaaacatgcaaagaGAAAGCCTTACACTTAAAAGCTTCCATCAGTGAAGATTTAGTATTTTTGGCCAAAGTGCCCAGAAGAAAACGTACTGCTGCTTCAAACAAACCTGACCGGAGCCTCATGTGGATCAGTAATGAGCCTTTTGTAGTTTTGCAGGTTTTCTAAGCGAGAGATGACATAGTCTCTGCCACATGGTCTGAAATGAGACGTAATAAACTGACTCTTATCTGctttaaacacattaacatCAAACAGCCTATAAACCATCTATGGACCAGTTCAGGTCTACAAATGGTTTGATGCTGCCTGTTGAATCTGGACCAGTAAAGGACCAGGTGTAACTGGGCTGAGACATGATAGTAGGTTAACTTTACCCAGTACAGAGGGTATTAAACCAACCAGTATTCTGTTATTTATCTATATATCTACTgctttgctgtatttttctttgaGCTGACAAACGATGACTCAACATGTTCAGGTGTTTTGGAGGAAAAAGTTTCAACTGTTTTCAAACAagtctgactttaaaaaaaCGTGTCTGAAGCTGAGCTCAGCAGGTAAAAGgggatttttaaatgtttcctggacatgggaaaaatgtttttttaatgtttaacaaagTTTAATCCATAAATGATTTAACATGTCATCTATTGCTGCTTGTTAACTAGAAGATAATATAGATTTATTGTCAACCTGCTCCACACAACACTTCATCATTTGGGCTGAGATGACCTTTAAATCTCTactatcattttttaaaataatcattgaaaaacaaagtcatgactaaaaacatcagaaacagaaaactgtctCAGGAAAAGTCAACAAATGTTTGTTGGTTTCTTAACTTACTTTCTTGATctcagaggaggaggattttcTGGACCTGACCATGCACGCCCTTTGCTGGACCTCAGGATTGTATCTCTGCTCTTTGAAGATGATGTGGTTCTGTTGGTTTCATCACACCTGGGCAGTTCACAGCTCAGTGTGAAGCAACAGGATGCGAGTCAGTACCTGTTTGAGGTTCTGGTACTGTGCTGGAAACTACTGGATTGTCACCTTCAGATTGGGAAGGGGTTGCTGTGGATGTTGATTTTAGATGGTAACAAAGgaacatgttaaaaataaaaacctaccTTTGGTTGTGAGCGTCCGAGTATCAATCTGTTTCAGGAAATGTGAATTAATAGGCAACTGGTGCATAAAGATCAAAATCGAAGTGACTTCCTCTTTAAACAGTCGTGGTCCACTGATCTTCTGTTGGGAACTGACAAGGAAGCAGCTTCTGTATTTTTGCTTCCCTGGTCAATCTTTAACTCTGAGCTCAGATATGAAGCAGCAGCTCAGGGCAGCTCCTCTCAGGTCTCCTCAGACATGTCGGCGTCCTCGTCTGTAGAGACGGCAGCAGGCAGCATCACGGTGGTCACCCATGTGATCCATGGACCTCAGGGTGCTGCACTACAGCACCCTCCAGATAAAAAACAGCTCAGCCAAGTACGACTGGTGGCGTTTGGGGTGAGAGACaatctgatcatttttgttgcGTTGGCTTTACAGGACGTTACCTGCAGTATTTGTAAAGAATAAAGGTAAGTAAAGGATCTGAACACTGTTCATGTGCTGTTATCTCTCGCCCCTGCAGACGGTGCAGATCATGATCGGCCTGATAATCTTCCTGTTTGGGACTGTCCTGTTTCACCGTGCACCAACAACACAGGGCCATACTGGTGTCTTTGTCTGGGGAGCTCTGTGTGTGAGTCAGCTGTCCTATCTACGACCCAGTCAAGATGTTTTTTGTCCTGgaaattaaaaagcaaaaataaactaaaaggTAGTTTGTTCAAAATAACGACAATGGAAAACAGGGGGTTGTTGTGAATGAAGGCCTGTCGTTCTTCAGGTGAAGCTCCTGCCCATCACTTGTCAGCAAACACTGCATCTGGTCTGATGTCTCTGTTTTCTTGCAGTTCATCACAGCTGGATCTCTGACGGTGACTGCAGGGAGGTCACTGAACCACTGCCTGGTCAGTAACTTAATCATATCACTTTACACCTACTGCTCATTTACACATGACCAAAGGTCAAAGATCAAATTTGAAACCTATAACCCCCCTGTCCTCTGATACTGGAGAAGCCAGAGGTCAAGCTGATTCTCAGGTGACCAGAGGTGGCTCCAGGTGTGCTGACCTGTCTCTCCTCTGCAGGTGAATGGAGCTCTGGGCTTCAGTATTGCCACTGTTGTCACTTCAGCTGCAGCCACCACCTTTTACATCCTGGATGCTATTAATCAGGGGCACATGGACTGGCCTCTGGTAAGACTTTTTGGTTTGATGCTGTACTTTGATGTTCGATCAGTGACAACTGTTGAGATGTTTGTTATGAAGGTCCAAcagtacagcagcagcaggtgaagtGGCTGTCTTCGTTTACAGACCTGATGTCAAAGTCCGCTGCCACACACTCTACTCCACAGGTCTGGATGCTAGCGGGAGAGGGACAGGGAGCAGCTGCAGGGGTCTGGGGAGGGTAGAGTTCAAGGAACGAGAGTGTCCCGAGACCAGATGTGTGTTGAAACACTGGATAATGAAGTGGATGAGCCATGAGGCTGGAGAAGAGCTGAAGGGAAACCTCTCATACAATGActtaaaacacagaaagtacCAGCAGCCTTCAGGTTAGCACATGAATTACTTAAAACTGAGGAACCACCAGGTGACGTGCTGTCAGCACATGAAGTAAACAAACTGAAGGAACTAATTAAATTACCTCAGAACTTTTAGGTGGGTTTTTGTCCACAGTCCACATTGACAGATCTGCTGATCACCTTTTATGGGGATGTGTGAGGAGGAggttctttctctttcagtagAGCGACCCTCAACAACCAGCTTGATCTGCTGGTGAGTGGGGGCTGAGGGCCTCATCCAAGGGCAACTCTACCAGGAGATTTGTCCTGACAGCTCGTCAGTCAAACCAGCAGTTCGGCTTCCGGTCAAGAAGctgctgcaacacacaaactcactgCTGCTTcgtgtgttactgttttttttttccagatttgcATTTTGGGAGTTTTCTCCTTCCTGGGGTTTATCATTTCCATCTGTGTCACAGTCTTCAGCTGCAGAGCTTACCATCACTTCACAGATCAGGTGAGTCCACCTGCAGCCTCAGCTCATTCTGACTTTGCATGTACCGTCCTCCTGTGTTTCCAGTCCAATCCCAGTCTGCCGTTTCTTCTTCAGCAGCCAAACATCTTGGTCAAACTATGTCATGAAACTGCTGTAGAGATGCCAGAGATTCTGCCGCCCTATGAAACCCCAGTCACCTCACCAGCCCTGCCCACCCCACCACCTCCATCCACCGCGCCACCTCCGCCGCCTTCAGAAAGCAACTATGAGGTGAGTCAGGTCATGTGACCctgcaaaacaaacagccaGTGTTAATGTTTTGCTCTAACAGACTTGTTGTTTGCAGACGCTGAAGCCGATGGACTACACCACTGTAGTCTCAAACTTCTGAGGAACATCACAGCAGATAAACATGCATGTTATTAAAACTCATTAGCTGCACCTGTTACACATGTGACTACATACAGTCAGACAACAGGGTTGTTTGTAAAGGGAATCATCGCTGTGCACTAATCTGCTGCACTTTACAGTTCATGAtctcaatcaatcaattaacCAACCAATCAACTTCCACAACTTCAGACTGAAGCTTCACCTACGACCAAAACatctgaaacatttaaatgtttattggaGTAGAAACAAATAAAGCGTCACTTAAAAACGTTTCTTCAAatagacaaagaacaaagagctgaaagaaacaaaaggacagaaaatatttacagttacTGATCAGTCAGCTGTTATTGATCAGACATTAAAAAAGCTGACTGCTGAATCCTGATTTACTTTCTGAGGTGAACTTAGGTTTTCTGTTTTAGCGAGTAAACAGACTTCAGTGACCAATGAAATCTGTCCACACTCGAGTTTCTGCGGGGTCCTGTAAGTGTCATAATTCAATCGATATCTGattgtttctttgtctgtttaaatgtttaactttGGCTCATGTTCATATGTTTTATACAAAATCTTTGAAAACCaataaacattttcaataaGAAAACTCATCAGGCATCGTTCCAGTCTGTGGTCGGAGGGTAAAACAGAGATAGGAAGAGAGAGCAGATGACCCCTCTGTTTAAGTTGCACTATGAAAAGAGGAGGGAAGAAATTTTAAATTTGAGTTAGATGCAAAGATAGGACTGGAGCAAGACTCCTCACTCACCCTAAAAATAGATTACAATGGTAGATTAGATTGAGATAAAACAGATATTATTATGCAGAGAAGATGTCCCACTCTGTTTAAACTTCAGTGTGATACAAAAAACAGGAGTGAAGTACGCATctatattttgttattatttttagagCTAGACAAAGAGTCACCATTTTGCACAATATGATGGGACACCAAAAGAAATACAGTAGTGAGACATTAACACAGATTGTAGTGCAAGGAAGATGTCCCACTCTAGTTAAATTCTACTGAGATGTAAAAACAGGATTGAAGGACAACTACCCTTTTTGAGTTGGAGACAAAGATGCGAAGGAAGGAGTGAAGGAAGATGCCTCACTTAAATGTGTGATATAGGCAGATAAGTAGTTTCAGGCTGAGGTTTAGTGTAAGAATCAGAGATAGGAGTCTAGATAAGACACCTCACTGTATACTGAGATATAttgttgtaaatatttataCTGCATAAAGTTTACTTTGGGATACTTTTATGATTTGTCGGCTGTGAAAAATCCAAAGCTTTCATGGTTATAAACAAAGGAGTGTAAAATTAAAGCCTCACTCTAATATATAGTGATATATAAAGGTGGATAatgtaatgcaaaataaaaatagagataGGAGTGTAAAGTCAGAGCGTCACTCAGTTCATTTCTTGAAGAACTTCTTGTTGAGCAAGAAGATGAGCAGGTTGACGTTGACCTTCGCCTTATCGAACATCTTCATTACAGCTACGCCCTCATACTGCAACTGCAGCAGGTCCTGGAACACGTAAAAAACACGTaccaaacagaaagaaacacacaatacacagttatgttacacaaacacaacacactggtGAAACTAACCTATAAAATACAAGGTATACAACAAGGCCTCTTTTGTACATGGTATCTGACTCAGTACTCAGCCTGGTGTGTACCTGATATTTGAGCTGGAACTCTTCCATCTCGACACCAAGGAATCGAGCTTTGATGCTGAAACTTCCTGTCTCAGATCCAGCAGAGATATCAAACACCACGTTCTTAAACCTGGAAGATAAATACACGACCAAAAGTTCCCCCAAGCCTGTTTGCAGAAGTcgtatttatttgttttaccaTCAAAAATCAACTAAACGTGTTTCTGCGTGCAGGATGTTCTCACTGTGTAGAGGGCAGGTCCTCGATCTCCAGCAGAACTCCTTTCTCCTGTAGCCGGGCGGCGCTGTAATGCAGCGCAGGAAGCTTCTTCTTCCCCTTGTTGTCCGCTGACTTCTTATTGGTCGATTTACTGCAACACACGACACACCACAACAGCCAACATTTTAATCTTCTGAGCTGAGCtcaaacagccaatcagagcgctGGATGCACCACCTGTACCTGTTGGCGGTGAggctgtccagacaggaagcGATGTAATGTCTGTAGTAGTCCACCTGTTCACTGTGGAAACTGCTCTTTACCTGCAGAGTGTTCAGAGTCTGACGGAGCTtcatgacctctgacccccgCCGCTGCCGGTGCAGACGCTGCTGCCGGATGTCCTGGAATAAAAAGAAA is a window encoding:
- the LOC113136209 gene encoding membrane-spanning 4-domains subfamily A member 15-like isoform X1; this translates as MSASSSVETAAGSITVVTHVIHGPQGAALQHPPDKKQLSQVRLVAFGTVQIMIGLIIFLFGTVLFHRAPTTQGHTGVFVWGALCFITAGSLTVTAGRSLNHCLVNGALGFSIATVVTSAAATTFYILDAINQGHMDWPLICILGVFSFLGFIISICVTVFSCRAYHHFTDQQPNILVKLCHETAVEMPEILPPYETPVTSPALPTPPPPSTAPPPPPSESNYETLKPMDYTTVVSNF
- the LOC113136209 gene encoding membrane-spanning 4-domains subfamily A member 15-like isoform X2, with the protein product MSASSSVETAAGSITVVTHVIHGPQGAALQHPPDKKQLSQVRLVAFGTVQIMIGLIIFLFGTVLFHRAPTTQGHTGVFVWGALCFITAGSLTVTAGRSLNHCLVNGALGFSIATVVTSAAATTFYILDAINQGHMDWPLICILGVFSFLGFIISICVTVFSCRAYHHFTDQPNILVKLCHETAVEMPEILPPYETPVTSPALPTPPPPSTAPPPPPSESNYETLKPMDYTTVVSNF